The genomic window TGTCCATTCCGATGCGCTGACTTATTCGATTTCCGAAGCACGAAAAGCCGTTGAGCAAGCCGTGGCTTCTTTGGCAGTATTGCCCGACAGCGAAGTCAAGCAGGCTATGATTCAGTTGGCCGAGGAATCATTGGCACGGGTTTCTTAAATCTGATGAATTTCAATTTCGTCCCGATGTTTTTGGTGACGCTGATTTTTCTCGGCGTCGTCAGCAACAACAACTCGATTACGATTTCCGCAGCAGTTTTGCTTTTAATGCAACAGACTGCTTTGTCGCAATATATTCCTTTCATGGAAAAACACGGCTTGCATTTTGGGATTATTTTGCTGACAATCGGGGTTTTAAGTCCGCTGGTTTCAGGGAAGGTTCAAATTCCGCCGCTGTCGGAATTTGTCAATTTCAAAATGATTGCCGCCGTATTAATCGGCATCCTTGTCGCCTGGCTGGCAGGGCGCGGCGTACCGCTGATGAGCGAACAGCCTGTTTTGGTAACAGGTCTTTTGATTGGTACGGTTATCGGTGTGGCGTTTATGGGCGGCATTCCGGTCGGTCCGCTGATTGCCGCAGGATTATTATCGTTTATTGCAGGAAAAGTTTAACACACTCGCCATAGTTCAACGGATAGAACGTATGCCTCCTAAGCGTAAAATACAGGTTCGATTCCTGTTGGCGAGGCCATCACTGCAAAATATGTCGTATTGAATACCCACCATCTGCAATCCGGCATTACCCAATTCTTGATTTACATTAAGGCCAAAGTAAAATTTCCTCTAGTCATTTACATCCTTCTTTTTTCTCCATCTATTTTGCTATAATCACACCCAGTTCTTTTTTTCAGACGACCTTACTCCAAGATCCCCTGAACCTCCATTTCATCAAATAAAAAGGATGCCTTATGAGCTTACACAGCGATATTCTCGTCGTAGGTGCGGGACCGGCAGGACTCAGCTTTGCAGCCGAACTGGCCGGAAGCGGTTTAAAAGTTACCCTGATTGAAAAAAGCCCCCTGGAGGTTTTGCAAAATCCGCCTTACGACGGCAGGGAAATAGCGCTAACCCACCTATCCCGCGAAATTATGCAACGCTTGGGCATGTGGGATTTGATTCCGAAAGACGAAATTTACCCCTTACGCGATGCAAAAGTCTTGAACGGGCAGTCCGATTACCAACTCCACTTCCCGCAACCGACCCAAGCGCGCGGCGAACCTGCCGACTGCTTAGGTTATCTGATTTCAAACCACAATATCCGCAAAGCCGCTTATGAAGTCGTATCCAAACTGGAAAACGTTACCATTCTGACCGGTACGGGCGTCAAAGAAGTCAAAACTTCCGAAGATGAAGCCCAAGTCATCTTGGAAAACGGCGAAGTTTTGAGCGGCCGCCTACTCTTGGCAGCAGACAGCCGCTTTTCCCAAACCCGCCGACAACTGGGCATTTCCTCCGATATGCACGATTACAGTCGCACCATGTTTGTCTGCCGCATGAAGCATACCCTGTCCAACCAGCATACCGCTTACGAATGCTTCCACTACGGCCGCACCATCGCCCTGCTACCCTTGGAAGAACATCTGACCAACACAGTCATTACCGTCGATAGCGACAAGGCAGACACCATCAAAAAAATGTCTCCCGAAGAATTGGCAGCCAGCGTCAAAGAGCAACTCAAAGGCCGTTTGGGCGACATGGAATTGGTCAGCACCATTCACAACTACCCCTTGGTCGGCATGATTGCCCAACGCTTCTATGGCAAACGCAGCGCCTTAATCGGCGACGCCGCCGTAGGTATGCACCCTGTTACCGCACACGGTTTCAACTTAGGTCTATCCAGCGCGGACCTCTTGGCAAAACTGGTTCTCGAAGCAGAACAACGCGGTCAAGACATCGGCGCCACCAGCCTGCTGGAAAAATACAGCACCAAGCATATGCTCCATGCCCAGCCGATTTACCACGGCACCAATATGCTGCTCAAACTCTTTACCAATGAAACCGCGCCTGCCAAAATCCTGCGCGGCTTGGTATTGCGCGCCAGCAACAACTTCCCGCCGCTGAAAAAACTGATTACCAAACAACTGACCGGCTAATCCGTTTAAACACATCAAAAGGTCGTCTGAAATGCTTTTCAGACGACCTTTTATATATTTTCCACAGCAACTTTGAACATATAAGGTTCTAAATAAAAAAGCCCCTGTCCGACAGAGGCTTTTCCATTTCTCAGAAACCGGATTATTTCAATTTGGTTTCTTTGTAAATAACATGTTTGCGGGCAACCGGATCAAATTTTTTGATTTCCAATTTGCCGGGCATAGTGCGTTTATTTTTGGTAGTGGTGTAGAAATGACCAGTACCAGCACTGGATTCCAGTTTGATTTTATCGCGCATTGCAGTAATCCTTAATTAACGGTTTAAATTAAGCTTCGCCGCGAGCACGCAAATCAGCCAATACGACATCAATGCCTACTTTGTCGATGGTACGCAATGCAGCGTTAGAAACGCGCAAGCGAACCCAGCGGTTTTCACTTTCTACC from Neisseria sp. DTU_2020_1000833_1_SI_GRL_NUU_006 includes these protein-coding regions:
- a CDS encoding DUF441 domain-containing protein, encoding MNFNFVPMFLVTLIFLGVVSNNNSITISAAVLLLMQQTALSQYIPFMEKHGLHFGIILLTIGVLSPLVSGKVQIPPLSEFVNFKMIAAVLIGILVAWLAGRGVPLMSEQPVLVTGLLIGTVIGVAFMGGIPVGPLIAAGLLSFIAGKV
- the ubiM gene encoding 5-demethoxyubiquinol-8 5-hydroxylase UbiM, coding for MSLHSDILVVGAGPAGLSFAAELAGSGLKVTLIEKSPLEVLQNPPYDGREIALTHLSREIMQRLGMWDLIPKDEIYPLRDAKVLNGQSDYQLHFPQPTQARGEPADCLGYLISNHNIRKAAYEVVSKLENVTILTGTGVKEVKTSEDEAQVILENGEVLSGRLLLAADSRFSQTRRQLGISSDMHDYSRTMFVCRMKHTLSNQHTAYECFHYGRTIALLPLEEHLTNTVITVDSDKADTIKKMSPEELAASVKEQLKGRLGDMELVSTIHNYPLVGMIAQRFYGKRSALIGDAAVGMHPVTAHGFNLGLSSADLLAKLVLEAEQRGQDIGATSLLEKYSTKHMLHAQPIYHGTNMLLKLFTNETAPAKILRGLVLRASNNFPPLKKLITKQLTG
- the rpmG gene encoding 50S ribosomal protein L33 codes for the protein MRDKIKLESSAGTGHFYTTTKNKRTMPGKLEIKKFDPVARKHVIYKETKLK
- the rpmB gene encoding 50S ribosomal protein L28 — encoded protein: MARVCKVTGKRPMSGNNVSHANNKTKRRFLPNLQSRRFWVESENRWVRLRVSNAALRTIDKVGIDVVLADLRARGEA